The nucleotide sequence aTGTGGTTACACTTAATAGCAGAAAATTGAGGGCATAAATCACTATCCAGGAGGTCACTGAATGGAGAGAGTTGTGACTGTGACATACTCATTTCAATTATAGCAACTGTAGATAATAACCTCATCCACATTCTCATGCAAATTTATGAGGTAACATCCTGGAAAGCTCGATGAGGACTTCACCAGATAGCCAGACAGGCCTAAAAAAGATAAGGAAAAATGCAAATTCCCTTATAGGGACACTTGTTAGGTAGAAATATTATCAGTATTTTTTAAGCAAACGCAACATACCAATAACAAGAAACCAGAATTAGTTAAGTTCCAATTTTCTTCATGCAATATCTTTTGGATCTTAGGGCATTGACATCAGGCCTGTCAGCTGGGAAACCTGTTAGGGCTTGCAGCATAACCACAGGCATGTAAATTGTGTATGacattcattctttttttttttttttttggcgcgGGGGGGGAGTAACATTCTCTTTACTCCATGCCACAATGGCCCTAACCAACTAATCCCTGTCTGAAAGCTAATAACAAATCTGCTCAATTTCCAATATGAACACTAAGAACCCAAATGAAGAATGTGATTCTGTAAAAGGCACaacttattcaatttttttttttttaaaaaaaaaggcataCGTTTTTTGGAGCTATTAAACTTAATATGTTTCGACTCTCTCATCTTTTAATTAGGTAGTTCAATCTTTTCACAAGAAACGACGGAAAGGAATATGTTTGGTCTTTTCAGTTGTTTTGTACTGGaatcaaacacatttattcaTGAATTAACTAATTCAAAGATGTCAAATTTATAGTCTTGCAACAACAAAAAGGCGCATTAGTGATTAGGTAACATGATTTGTGGTGAAGCCAAATGGAGAgggttaaatattttttttcctaaaaaaaaattacaggaCATAGTTGATCCCCAAAGCTATAACTGAGTGTAAGAAATTCCCAAACACCTTTTACAGACTAGGGCAGAATAATAGGATACATGAGCAAGAGCAAAGGAGACCACTCGATAAATCCCCAAAGTAATTATAATAATACTAAAAGTTAAGAACAACAAGaagttagataaaaaaaaaaaatccgaaCAACAAAACACAAGTGCCACTACTACATAAGGAACTCGGTAGAAGATCAGTTATCTCGATCAGGGCAAACAGTTAACAAGCAACTCGAATTGTTCCTAATCACCATCTGAAGAACAAAACGAGAATAAAGTAGATACATGggtagatagatagatagatagatagaagGAGAAAGCCGAATCAGGTTTCTACAAGATCTAGAAACAAGAACTGgaaaaaacaagagagaaaacaaTTCGTACCAGGAGCAATCTTGAGGAGCGAGAGAGGAGGAGGGCAATCACACACGCAAGGGCTACAAGAAGAAGGCGCTCCGAAGCTTAAGCCCTTGTTGAGCTTCGAATACAGAGAGGGTCCGGAGACGCAGAGAGCCGAGACCACCGCGAAAACCACCAAACAGCACCTCAAACAGCCGCCTGATCGCCTCGACATCTCTCTGGCTCTGGCTCTGGCTCTGGCTCTCTCTAATCTAAAGCATCAATGCTTGGTGATGTTGATAGCGTGGTTCAGAGTGAGATTTATGGGGGAAATGTATGACGAATGATCTACTAATTACAGAGGAGAGGATCCAcagtcagtcagtcagtcacaaagaaaagaagaacttATTAGAAGATGGTCTGTGGCTCTGCCTAAAGGCTAATTAAAGCCCTTCTTAAGTTTCCTtcactttttattaaatcaataataataatttgagatCGTGTTCTGTTcgtgtgtattaattataaattattaccCTAAACACCAAAATTTCCCATTAATGTGTTATTTACTTACTATTccttaatttttacaattaaatttgtctttctttcttttttacttaaatttttgggttttaagaaagaaaaaaagaaaagacacccaataaacttttattaataaattttgcatttttagtgtttgggagaaaataaaaatcaaaaaaatctacAAAAGAAAAGATGGCCCTCCCTTTTGGGtgataaaataacaattgatgaaacaccttcctttcctttcctttcctttcttttcttatgtgATGTGATATGTGGGCTTAGAACTGGGAAGTGATCCAAaggcaattttaatttttaagatgaTTAATTAGCATTTCGATCAGAGAAATGTTCTAAAaggtttaaagaaaaaaaagtgcaACTAatcatattttagaaatttttataattttttaatacttaattgttattttgttaaagatatttattttttgatccGTGGGACAAACAATGATCTCATCTATCTCTACGGAATTCGGAATTTTAgtcttgttttaatttttaagaatatttttttattttttattttaactaaaaaatattataatattttgtgtgcTATAAtacttctttttaaaaaattaatttatagtataaatctaaaaaactaaaaaaattattttttttgtatttttttaaaaaaatagttatttagaagaattaaaattaaaaaaaaaagatattttcaaaaacttaaTAAAACTCTTGTTGGCTTCTGAATTTGAAAATAACCAACTGAATGTCTACACATCtgcaaataaataaacaaaaacaaaacaaatcatTCCAGATTGAGCCCACACACAGGCGGGCATTTCATGGCTCCCTTCCGATCACGTGTAAGGTCCTCTGCGATCCACGTCTGCCCCCAGAATCCCAGCTGCACATTTCCCTTCgatgtatatgtatacatacgTGGAACCAGCCTGTTCTTATCATATccccaaagaaagaaagaaacatccAGAAAGTAAACCCATCAACAAAACCCAGAAACCGAGACCCCCTCTCTGTTCAAAATCAATGGCGAAGAAGGAGATGGAAGTGGTGAAGGGCCTGGACTTGAAGAGATACATGGGGAGGTGGTACGAAATAGCTTCATTCCCATCAAGGTTTCAGCCCAAGGATGGGATCAACACTAGGGCCACTTACAGCTTGAGGGACGATGGCACTGTGAATGTCCTGAATGAGACTTGGAGTGGTGGCAAGAGAGGGTCCATAGAGGGCACTGCCTATAAGGCCGACCCGTCGAGTGATGAGGCCAAGCTCAAGGTCAAGTTCTATGTTCCTCCATTCCTGCCCATCATCCCTGTGGTTGGGGATTACTGGGTTTTGTATCTTGATCAAGATTATCGCTATGCCCTCATTGGCCAGCCCTCCAGGAAGTATCtctgggtctctctctctctctctctctctctctctctctctctatatatatatatatatgcattatatatacgtgtgtatatgtatattgtgTGTATATGGAATTATATGTTCAAAACTTTACTGGGCTTATGTTGTAAGGGTGCTTTTGGGCTGCTTGCGGGCATCTAGGGTTTTCCTTCCATTGTTATAATTCTGCTACTTGTTTTTAACCATGGGGGAAAAGGGAAGAAGGTATTGGAACAGAGTTGGAGTGAAAAAGGAAATTGGGTAAGAGGGTtgttgttttatatttatatatatatatatatatatcaagtgtataaaatttatttaatatgttcataattttgTGGGTTTATGTTGGAAGGGTTTTGGCCTACATGATGACATCTTggattttccttcttttgatctatTTTTCTCAATCTGCTGCTTGTTCTTAAGCCTGGgggaaaggaagaaggaattgaaacagaattagagagaaaaaggaaattagGTACTGGGTTGTATTTGTGCTTCATAAGACTTTATCCATGAAGCCCTTGAATTTTCCTGAGAAAAAATTTGGAATCTATTATGTGGGTTTCCTAGAAGATTATAGAGATTGAAgtgcattttcattttcattattcaTCTCTTTGGTATGGCCATACAGGAGCACAAAGTctgaaaaattctcattttcacTCAAGTGTAGATTGTAATTTCAAGAACTTTCTTTTATGTTATTTCGGATGGAACCCAAAGTATTGGATTTTAGATCTTTCTCAAGTTTGTGTCTTTTCTTGGGTTATATCAAATGCTTAcataaatttctttttgtttgaatgcattctTTGGCTTCAGATATTATGCAGAGAGAACCATCTGGATGAAGAGATCTACATGCAACTGGTTGAGAAAGCCAAAGAAGAGGGTTATGATGTGAGCAAGCTTCACAAGACACAGCACACTAATCCCCCACCAGAAGGAGATGAAGGTCCCAAGGATACCAAGGGCATTTGGTGGCTTAAATCCATTATAGGCAAATAGCCATAAGTTTTCATCTACGAGTACATGGAAATAAAGGTCCTCAAACCCTAGTAGCATAATCTAGATCAAGGTTGTTTTATTTGGAtgccctctttttttttcttctctcattATTCTTGTACAGAAGGAGTGTGAAAGTGGGTTCTGAAGCAGTGTATGGATTGTGAATGTAGCTTCCTTTGTCATTAAGTTTGTGGGATGTATGATTGGAATTTGAAGTTTCTTCGACATTTGTCATGTGTTGTCTAGTTCAAGGATACTTCTGGACCACTTATGTAGTTGTCAATATTCACATAAGATTTGAGTAAACTATACCCAACATGCCTAAAGTTTTACTAAGTTAACTTTAAATTGTGATTAGAACTCTTCAGTTTAGAGAATTACATTGATTTCTTATCTTTTAAATGGATGATAAGAAATTAGTAAAAGCATATAAATCATCAAGACTATTCTTTAATGGTAGGAGATAAGTTGATTTAACTTTGgaataataaagataaataaatgtgagGATAATTTTCTTTTGGAGGTATATCAAATTTCATGTCATCAAGGTTCATGTCATCTAGTCCTAAACATAGTATACAAGCAAGTTCAATGTCTCATTTCTCCATGttaatttttgaagttttgtagatggaggtcatttctctatGCTCAAATGTGGGAGACTCTTTTAACACCAAGCCATACAAGTGTTGCTCTCAGACATCCTCAAACCTAAATAGCCAAATAGCCAAATTCTCAAAGCCCTTATAGACAAGAATGCATTCATCACATTCTCAGCTGTAATCATggaaaaaatctagaatagaaGAAATGTAGTCAGGTTGAAGCAGATGGTTCCAGAGATGCAGGTCATTTTTGGACACGACATAAACCTCTCCCCTCCCCTTCTATGCTACCAATGAAATCTCCAGGAACAGCAACTGCAACTCAGTGATTTCTCAATATAAAGGGCTTCCTCTAGAAGCACAACAGACACCCCATTTATATGGGAAATGCAGTGTCGGTCACGGACACCACGCTCGACACGGCTGGAGCCGTGTCCCACCCgccaatttaataaaaaaataaaataaaatcagacAAGTGTGTCACTTGTAGATATATATAGCGAGGAAAATCGAGAAGGGCCCCCAAACGGCCAAAAGCCTCCCGACGTTTTCTCAGGCTCTCACTCTCAGCCTCTGCGACTCCGACGCCGTTGCCGTCTCTGTCCGTGTCGTTGTgtcctattatatatatagaaatattaataatataatgtgtgcatatatatatatattgccgtGTCCTAGTGTCCTAGTCTTTTTGATTTTTGCCGTGTCTAGTGTCCGTGTCATGTCCGTGCAACCTAGGCTACAACATATACAAGCATAGGCATGTGAAAAGCTTTGATAATATCAGTTTCAATTTCTTAGTCTGAAGACagacaaaaagggaaagaacTACTGAATTCTGTGAAGCAAACAAATCATGTACGTTATAAACAGTAATTAGAATTCTGTGATCCATCATATTCTAACTCCAGAAGAAGTAGATGCCAGCATGGGATAGCATTGGTTCAGTAGCTCACAATATTGTACAACACTGATTTGTTTTCTTCGCTTGCTTGTAGAACATCTGTTTCAAACAAGCAACCAGCAGGTAGCTGTATCAGACTTAACTGCATGTACTCCTCCCTCGACATCATATGGAAACTAAAAGAGACTTCTAATATGAAATTCAAGATTAGATGCCAAGTGTAATTGACATATCAGAAACCTCATCGTAATAAATTAAATGACTATCACCAGATTTAGATTATGATATATTTTCTTACCAAAATATGCAGAACAAACATAAACTCATTGCCAGATGTGTCCAAATTACTTTTAAGCCATGAAGTGAGTAGAAGATAAGCCTGTGCGTTGGAACGAGCCATTCCAGCCACACATGGACGAGATAAGCCCATGTGTTGGAATGCTTAGCCAATAAGCCTTTAGGGAAATGCTTAAAAAGCCTCCAGCTTCGTCATCAAGTGAGTAgattttgtttgtgtgtatacatatacaaaattaaaaaaataataataataataaactagATGACCCAAGCATAATTATGGGAAACTATACATGAGTTCCATAATGCCAAAAAGAAGACAGAAGGAAGCGACAATTCCAAAATAATAACTTAGGGTTGAAAATGCTTTCTTGTCCAGAGATGGACTCCTAAAAGTTTTCTACCACTCAAATGCATGCATGGAAATCCACACATGTTGAAAGGAATACCAATTTCCTGTTGGACAACAATCTACATTCAAAGGCATACCAATTTCCCATTTGACAACAATCTACACACATTCAAGGCATACAAATTTCATAAGGCAAACAGAAATGCTGGAAACACCGCTctggtattattatttgtttccaCAACTCTATACCTAATAGCCAAGACCGCCATCTCACCATAAAAGCTAGGTTTGTCAATGCATGCCTTGACCACTTACATAGAATTGTGAAAAATGTACCCGAGAGACAAAGCATATATTGGTAAACCTCTTGTCCATGAATATTTATGTGATCAAAGATTATGAGATTGCAAATAGAAGCAGTATTTCTGTTCACTAATTCACAATGCAATATGAAGTACACACAAGTTATGCAAATTACCTGTGAAGCCGCGCTGAGATCTGAACTCTTCTCAACTAAACTATCCAGCTTTTCACCTCGCGCAAGCACACTATCAATAGTCTTATGCTGTATCAAAGGAAGATCATGTGTTAATAATAGAACAAAAGAGCCAACTACACAGTAGGTCTATAACATGCAGCACAAAATAGCTTAAGCAAGACAATGGCAAGTATCTGTAGACTGTACAATATGTTCTAATCCTCACATCTAATCACCTCGCTTGGTTACTAACCCGAGCTCATCCCAATAGGTTGAGCCCACAAATTATGCCACAAGTATGGACATCACAGGAATTTCCCACCTTGTGAAAAATAGAAATCAAGCCATATCTTATACAGAAAGGTGCATAAATTACCCATTTTTTCAGAACCTAACACCAAACCACCCATTATATCACATAACAGACAACAGGTAAAATTGCAAGTTTATAAATTGAACTTGTTCTCAAAAGCCCCCTTGCCtctaaaaaatagaagaaaaagacaGTTTCCAATCAAAATGGAGCATATCCAAACAAAGTGAACTTGCAGAATGcaataggaaaaaaaatcttGAGAAGTATAAGTTTTGATGGCATCAATTACTATAAAGCTTTggttagcaaaaaaaaaaatctaaaactatAAAGCTTTTAGTTCATATCTTACTTAAAGCTACTCTTTCagcttaaaaataaatagaaaacacAAAGCTATTTATGTGCAACATAAATGGGAGAGAGATGAAGGAACTAGGACGAAGATGAGCAAAAATCTTTAAGTTAACGCAGTCACTAGTTGACACTCACAAGAATAATTTTCGTTTCATCCAATTCCCTCTGAATTTTCATCAACTTGTCAGCTTCGGCAGGGTCCTGAagaattgaaaagtaaagacaGAAGGAAGAATTGCTTCAGATCATCTTCAACATACAGAACtcatactaaaataaaaaataaatgaaaacaaaaacataaggTCCTCACACTAAAGTCAGTTTTACCACAAGAATGTAAGGGATGATATTAATATGATATGCCAACTTCAAAGAAAATCCTTAGATACCTGAAATTTGGTTAGAGCTTCATTCAAATAGGGCCATGGCTGAGTGCCATCTGCTTGCATGGTTCTCCATGCATCACCAAAGTTCTTCTGGTGCTCATCTAGCACCTGGAAATGAGTGTCATATGTCATCAGTCATTGAGTCAACTTTCTGAATATACATATGTTCTTGAGACATTCCTATTTGCAGCAGTTAAACTGAAAAGGCTTATATAAAATTCACTTAACTTCCACAAGGGATAATTGATATGCTCACTCattatatacaaaaattaaaacatattcaCATAGAAaccatgaatttaaaaattaatttcatatgaATATTTGCAGGGGATGTGTTAACAGATTGCCAGTTTTTTGACCAAATCAGAGCTCTCATACTCTTACATTTCATTATATTTTTGTCCCcgcaacaccccccccccccccccccccccccctttctccCAGCCCcagttttattttttgggtggGGTTGCTTGGAGGTTGTCAGGAAAGAAGGATAGCAAGATGCAGTACTTTCCATGTTTTACAACATCTAAAAATGTGAATGAACTGTATCTCTGAGTTATAAACTAAATAAAGAGCATTCCCAGTGCGTGAGGCACCCTGCTGCCggtgtttctttctttccttttttttttttttttttgattttttactaCTTCCACAATTCAAACTTGTGGCCTGGTGACAGAAAAATTTCGAACAGCTGAATAAAATCTATCAGTAAAAACTTACCAAAGAGACAAGCATTTGTACATAAATCTTTTTGTCAGCACCAACTGCGCTCTTCCAAGATATAAGCTACTGCCAATGCTACAATTTATCTCAGCAAAAGGAATACAAAAACTTGTGGTGACATAATATGTTCCCAAGTcaaaaaaggataaaatgtTTGGTGAACTACTATTTgaaacaaaccaggttttttttttttttcttattaagaAACAATGCTATAGGGAACcaaagaaactaccataaaggAGGAAAACCCTGTCAAAAGGAGCAAGAGAAGCAGAAGGAAAACTTTGTAGAACAAATTACAAGGAAAAATCACCCAAAAAATGCATGAAATAAATGAAGAGAGGGGAGTACCCTCCCTCCAGAGACTGGTTCCATTTTGTCAAATGGTGCATTTTGCTCCCACCAGATGTACCACATGACACAGAAAAGAATGGTTACCCAATAACCTCTCACATGCCAGCCAGGAGAAGTCCAGCCCAGGAGTAAATCACCAAGTCTTGAAAGACAGTGTTACCACTATACACCCCCCAAAAAATGAGGTCCAAATAACCCAAGCTgctatttaataaaaaaaaaataa is from Diospyros lotus cultivar Yz01 chromosome 2, ASM1463336v1, whole genome shotgun sequence and encodes:
- the LOC127793768 gene encoding temperature-induced lipocalin-1-like, whose amino-acid sequence is MAKKEMEVVKGLDLKRYMGRWYEIASFPSRFQPKDGINTRATYSLRDDGTVNVLNETWSGGKRGSIEGTAYKADPSSDEAKLKVKFYVPPFLPIIPVVGDYWVLYLDQDYRYALIGQPSRKYLWILCRENHLDEEIYMQLVEKAKEEGYDVSKLHKTQHTNPPPEGDEGPKDTKGIWWLKSIIGK